AGTACAGACTAATGTCTCCACAATTTTAGGAGTCAAACAGCTCCTAAAGTCATCAAGCACTCTCCCTCCAGTGCTAAAGGCGGATTCTGAAGCAACTGTAGAGACCGGTACTGCAAGAATATCACGGGCCATTCTAGAGAGGACAGGAAACCTCTCTGAATTGAACTTCCACCATTTCAGAATATCAAATTGCACATCATTTGCAACCACTGCCTCACTTAGATAAATATCCAATTCAGATTTCTTGCTTCCACTCACACAACCAGTCTCTGACATTTGCTGCAGAAACCTTtctttcaaaacagaatttgcTTGGGATGATTGGCCAACAGTTTCTATAGTTTGGCTATCCTGGCCAGTACTACTCAGTTCTTTCTTATAAAGAACTTCATAATCATTAAACAATTCAGCCATATCTTCCATCAAACAACTATACAGAAATTTACCTTGTCCATTACCATACATTTGACACAAACTGTATTCCATGAAAACAATTCTATCCCTGGGGTCTAAGATATTTGCAAAAAAGACAAGCTTATTCATCACTAATGGATCACCCCAGTATTTGTCAAATTTAGCTTTCATTTTCATGCCCATAGACCTTAGGGCCACATCACTAGACACAATCCAGTCTTGTAAAATAGTGCACAAATCAGAAATCTCAAGAAAGTGTTTGTTAGAAGTCACATAAAGAGAACCAGAAATTCTCAAAGTCATTTTGTAAAAACATTCTAACATGCGACACAATTGCCTAACATTTTCCCAATCATTCATTTCAGGCATATTCTCACCCAAATCTTTTTTAAAAGAGGCTTCCACATCTTCATATTCTTCAAACACTTTCTGATACATACAAGCAGTATCTAACATCAAGTATGTTGAATTCCATCTAGTTGGTACATCTAGACACAAAGAACGCTTACATTGCATATCAAGTGACTCTTTACATTCCTTAAATTTGCTTAGCCTTAATGGAGAGTTTTTTATATATCTAACAGCTGCTCTAACTTTTTCAAAAGATGAACCAGACTCTTTCAAACCATCAGTTACAACAAGATTAAGGATATGTGCAATACATCGCATGTGTGCATACTTGCATCTGACAGGTGTACTACCCCACAAcaacatttttttcataaaaaatcccATAGCAGTACTGTTGTTTTCAGCATTGTCTAAGGTAACAGAAAAAATGTTTTTCAGCCCCCACTCTTGCAAACAAGTTTCCATAGATTTAGATAAATACTCACCCTTATGCCTAGAACAAGTAACAAAAGAGATAATTTTCTTATGCAACTTCCAGTCATTATCAATAAAGTGGGCAGTAATACACATGTAGTTCAATCTCTGATTAGATGTCCATGAATCACTAGTAAGACTCACTCTTTGAGTATTAGTTTTCAAAAATTGTTTCAGTTTTAACCTCTCCTCAACAAACAAAGCATAGCAATCCCTAGTAATAGTCCACCTAGAGGGCATTTTAAACATTGGACAAGCAAGACTCATTACTCTTCTAAAACCTTGTTTCTCAACAAATTTGAATGGCAATTCATCAACAACAATCATGTATGCTATTGCTTTCCTAACTACTTCCTGATCAAATTTCCATGTAGCAACAGAAAACAAATCATGACCAGATGATCCAGCTTCCACACTAACAGGTTGAAAAGACAACAAAGCCTGCCTAGTTTCTATACTGTGTGGGTGTTTAGTGCATCTAACTAAATGACTTCTTAAAGTAGAAGTTCCATTCTTTTTGGCATGACAATTGTAAATGCGAGCACAGTAAAGACATTTGGCTTGCATAGTGGTACCTTTTGCATCTTTAATAGTCTCAAAATGCTCCCACACCACAGATCTTTGTTGACTTTCCTTCCTTTTTTTAGGATTAGCTTCCATATTAGGTACATGATCAGCAACAGGGTCAGGATTTGCTTCCATATTCATAGATGGTCCAACTGAAGCAGCAGCTTCTTGACCAACAGGGGATTGGCCATCAACTGCTGCATCCACAAGGACATCTAAGCCTCTCAATTCAGGGTCCATCTGCATAAAGCagaacacataaattaactcaCAAAATCAACACTTAGCAGTTAGCTCTATCAAATTGAATAAGCTTCCACAAATCTAGAATTATATAAATATGACAAAGAAACATATTACCTTACAACCGAATTCAATAAGCTTCCACCAAAGCTTTCTTTTATAATAGAAGTCCACCAACAATTCATGCAAGACAAAcagaataaaaaattagaaaatcaaatcaCCAATAGATTAAGAACCAACCCTCAAGCTGCCCCTAAAACGCAAGATACCAAATCAGTATATTACCTCACAACTCAATCGAAATTAATAAGCTTCCACCAAAGCCTTTCTGTTTTCATTAGAAATCCACCAGTAGTTCATGCAAAACAGAggacaaaaatcaaaaatccaTAACCACAGCAGACATAAACAAACAAACTAACACAATACTTccataaattacaaataaacaCCAAAGCCTTTACCTTAAATCTCAGTCTATTACAGAAAAATACCCAGATCCCTGTATACCAAAAAGAAAACAAGATAGAGGTTAGAAACTTAgaaatatgaagaaaaaaaatcaatttaaaggtTAAAAAAACTTCGATCCAGTGAGATTACCTTAAAAATCCATCGATTAAATCTCAGCAAACCAAAACCCTAACATGCAACCATCACTTCCTTTGATTAAAGCTCTGCGAACCAGGTGACAGAGAAGAGAGAACCACAAAGCCTTCGAGAGGAAGATGAGAGCTTCAATCGACAGAAAGTATGAGAACCATAGAGAGGAACATGATAGGAAACTGCTAGGGCTAGGGTTGAAGATGATAGGATTTAATCGACAGAAAATATGAGAGATTTAGGTAGATGAGAGGTTCAATAGACAGAGAGGATCATGATTCATGAGAGATTGAGTTGATATTTGAGAGGATTAGGGTTTAGAGAAATGAGAAAAATCAGAAAAATGAGAGAAATCAGAGAGAAGAGACGAGAGAGAGAGTGAAGTGAGAGAGCGGCTGAAAGAAAATGAGGGTTAGGGTTAGAAAAAAGGGTTTATATACTAGGGGTAGTTAGTTAGGGTTATAATTATTGGGGATGTTAATGGGACTTTTACCTATActcaaaacggcgccgttttgaatatcggttttttggttcggttcggttaaccgagACCTAAAACCAAATCATCTCCATAAACCGAGATTTTTAAAACTTCTACACCAAATCACTCCaaattaaccattttaaccaCTCCACATATTTTTTCGGTTTAATCTGGTTCGGTTAAacgatttggttcggtttttgcacaaCCTGCCACCATCTCATTTTAGAGAGCTTAACCCATTAAAAGGccattatagttttttttttctgaaagtTTGTTATACAATAAATTCCTCTACACTTCATATTTCTGTTTAATAGACCCTTTTATGAGCGGAAGAAGTTATCGCGTAACAGAATCACCATTAAGTATTAACAGTGTTTACGTCGGAAGtgataaaaaaatctatatacTTTCAAATTTGTGTCTATTTGATTTCTCTTAAAGTTTGATGATGTGACACATTTTGTCAACATTTCAAATTAGTTCAACTTAGTTgaacatttaaatttgatttcacTGTGAAATATAATGCACGCAGCATATTCCTTTTCCGTTCAAAAAAAGATTtagaattcaaaataaattaaatataaagactcgaaaaaaacacaaacacaaCCAGGtgaacaaaattttaaaaatataggcGGCTAAAGACGGGTTTAGCCTTTTAAGGGCTGTGAATTCCCAGATACTGAAGCCATATTGCAAAACTTCATTACATTTTCAGGTTCGGTATCACAAAAAAGAAATTCAAGTTGAATTAAAATTCTAATCCTagaaattatttacaaaatcaaTAAGACATGCCTAGCAAAGAAGTCAAGGAATCAAAGATCCAATCGCATGTGGCATTTCAATTGTTGGTATATGCACAAACACGTGCAAGCACAATCCAATCGGATAGCAATTAGCattaaactaaattaagaaTGTAAGATAAGATTACCAATTTGAGTAAGCAATTACAAACCCAGAAATATACATCATCATCCCATGGCAGCAAAATCCTTTCCagggaaaagaaaagaaagagctttataaattacaaactgcaataatattaattaaaatcccAACAAATTTAATATATCATAAAATCCTGATTCGGATTCGTTTTAGTTTTATCCCAATCCCCACACGAAGAACCcaagaaataaaaatttgaacagaggaaaaataaaaagtttgaattattCCCTGAAATGATGATGACGATGATGGATCATCTCTTCCAGCTTCGACTTCTTGATAATGGATCCTTGATTCCACCAACAACCCATGTTTCTTTTGCTATATCAGTTGAAATTCTGTAGAAATCAGTGTCGTATCTCATCACTACCAAGctgttttctttttctatacttgttttttcttcttccATTAAAGCTTTTAAATTCTTtcctttcttttcttctctttttataTTCTCCTccccctcttcttcttcttcttggtcTTGatcgtcttcttcttcttgtttcTCCTCTAGCCAGCTCTTTGCAGGGGCAGAACGACACCGCATAAGCAGAAGTGCATTTGGAGGAGGAACAGCAACAGACGGATCCTCATCCTGATtatcttttttgttttctttgtaAAACTCGTTATTTTGATTCTCTTGAAACACCATGAACCATTTAGAGAATACGGTTCTTGAATCCTCCTCATTTTCTTGACattcttctgcttcttcttcaaTATCATGCTCTTCATCTTCCTCTTCATCGTCAGAACTGATGATATCAGAATGAGGAATGTTACCGAAGCATCGAAAATCGAATTTTATATTCCTTAAACAGGTCAAGAATTGCATTACATCTTTCTTGAACCCAAAAGAATCAACCCAGGCActagatttcttcttcttgagTTTCCTGTGACTGTGAATTCTTTCAATTTCTTCCATTACAGATTGCCAGCTTTTGCATGCAGCAGCTTTGTGTCTCACTTTGATCTGACCTGCACATGTAACCTTGGGCGAAGTTGGTTCTGAAATCTCCGCGCCCATTTGCTTGTTCTTGGCCCATAAGGCAGGACTACCTCTGGTGCTAGATTTCTTGAGCGGGTGGTGGACCTGGTGGTGGTTATGGCGGTGGTGGGGGTGGTTGTGTTGCCGGTTGCTGGACTCTGCGGGTCGTGCAGGACTACAAATGGGCTTAGGAAGTAAGGCTAGATGTGATCTAGAAggaaaacaaactaaaaaatcAGCTGATTGAACTCCTTTGGTTTCTCTTTTTTTCATATTGATTCTGTTGAACCCACAGAGTTGATCAGTTTTTGCAGGAGTGTGTGTTGGGTTTTGGATATTCTGAGGTATGTTTAAAAAGAAGGGAGGGAAAGAGGGATAAATTGCCAGCTTTCATCTGCTTTTGcatactttattatttttctctttacTCTTTAccatctgttttttttttcatttttgtaacGCTTACCTTTTAGCTCAATGCTTTGGGATGGGGTCACAGCTCACTTGTTCGCCTTCGCCCTTTGCTTTTGAAATGCTCTTTGCCAAACATCAAATTATTTAAAGCAAAGATGAGTAGGAAAGTTGATAAGGCACGAGCCTTGTTTCATCATCCAATCATATCTTCTTACTTTCTCACTTGTTATGTGACCCCTTTGTTATCGAATCACTTAATTACTACTTCCTCCACACACACCAACTAACTACCTACAATAACTAATCTAATAGTATTTTCCAAAGGCAATAAATAATTAGAACCAATAAGCCT
This region of Mercurialis annua linkage group LG1-X, ddMerAnnu1.2, whole genome shotgun sequence genomic DNA includes:
- the LOC126666083 gene encoding uncharacterized protein LOC126666083 → MKKRETKGVQSADFLVCFPSRSHLALLPKPICSPARPAESSNRQHNHPHHRHNHHQVHHPLKKSSTRGSPALWAKNKQMGAEISEPTSPKVTCAGQIKVRHKAAACKSWQSVMEEIERIHSHRKLKKKKSSAWVDSFGFKKDVMQFLTCLRNIKFDFRCFGNIPHSDIISSDDEEEDEEHDIEEEAEECQENEEDSRTVFSKWFMVFQENQNNEFYKENKKDNQDEDPSVAVPPPNALLLMRCRSAPAKSWLEEKQEEEDDQDQEEEEEGEENIKREEKKGKNLKALMEEEKTSIEKENSLVVMRYDTDFYRISTDIAKETWVVGGIKDPLSRSRSWKR